A stretch of Candidatus Nanogingivalaceae bacterium DNA encodes these proteins:
- the fmt gene encoding methionyl-tRNA formyltransferase, with the protein MKKTPIIFFGTEDFSAVSLQKLIDEGFEIAGIITKPDSRKGRGQKFQAPKVKQIGEKFNIPVLQPQKMSEITDFVKKFEKPAGVLVSFGRIIPQEIIDLFTPAIVNVHPSLLPKYRGSSPIESAILNGDEKTGVSLMKLSKEMDAGDVYSQEEIELLKTETASDLYKTCGEIGAEMLVRDLPKIISGEIKGLKQDDSQAEYCQLLKKSDALLSQDEQTAEQAEQQIRAFEIFPKSKIKLGEHLIIVKSAKVVSSNPENSPLTLKFAEGTFLKIERLITPNGKETAAKSFENGYLK; encoded by the coding sequence TTGAAAAAAACTCCAATAATCTTTTTTGGAACGGAAGATTTTTCGGCCGTTTCACTCCAAAAACTTATTGATGAAGGCTTCGAAATTGCCGGAATTATCACCAAACCCGACTCTCGAAAAGGTCGCGGGCAAAAGTTTCAAGCGCCAAAAGTGAAGCAAATTGGTGAAAAGTTTAATATTCCAGTACTTCAACCGCAAAAAATGTCAGAAATTACCGACTTCGTTAAAAAATTCGAAAAACCTGCGGGAGTTTTGGTTTCTTTTGGTCGGATTATTCCGCAAGAAATCATCGATTTATTCACACCCGCTATTGTGAATGTTCACCCTTCACTTTTGCCTAAATATCGCGGTTCAAGCCCAATTGAAAGCGCAATTTTAAACGGTGATGAAAAAACTGGCGTTTCACTAATGAAACTTTCGAAAGAAATGGATGCAGGCGATGTTTATTCACAAGAAGAAATTGAGCTTTTGAAAACCGAAACCGCAAGCGATCTTTATAAAACTTGTGGTGAAATCGGCGCCGAAATGCTTGTGCGGGATTTACCAAAAATTATCTCTGGTGAAATTAAAGGACTAAAACAAGATGATTCGCAAGCTGAATATTGCCAACTTCTTAAAAAAAGTGACGCCCTTCTTTCTCAAGATGAGCAAACTGCAGAGCAAGCCGAACAGCAAATTCGTGCTTTCGAAATTTTTCCAAAAAGTAAAATTAAGCTCGGTGAGCATTTAATAATCGTTAAAAGCGCAAAAGTAGTTAGTTCTAACCCTGAAAATTCGCCTTTAACGTTAAAATTCGCCGAAGGAACGTTTTTAAAGATTGAAAGACTAATCACACCAAACGGTAAAGAAACCGCTGCTAAAAGCTTTGAAAACGGCTATCTAAAATAA
- the def gene encoding peptide deformylase, producing the protein MKKEDIITLPNQNLRKKCERVHVITDEVRQIVQDMIDASLDWENAHPHEISAAIAAPQINKLYKIIIVRSDLDDKNNKEFTALINPEITKFEGKTDVDFEGCLSIKGIYGKVPRASKVRVKALDIHGNEVRIKAEDFLARVLQHEIDHTNGVLFIDHIRDKKDAFYQLDEDGELQPLNYEKDIENNSDLWEDL; encoded by the coding sequence ATGAAAAAAGAAGATATTATAACCTTACCTAACCAAAATTTGCGCAAAAAATGCGAACGTGTGCATGTTATCACAGATGAAGTTCGCCAAATTGTGCAAGATATGATTGATGCTAGCCTTGACTGGGAAAATGCTCACCCGCACGAAATTTCGGCCGCAATTGCTGCACCGCAAATTAACAAACTTTATAAAATTATTATTGTTCGAAGTGATTTGGACGATAAAAATAATAAAGAATTTACCGCTTTAATCAATCCTGAAATTACAAAATTCGAAGGAAAAACAGATGTTGATTTTGAAGGATGTCTTTCGATTAAAGGAATTTACGGCAAAGTTCCTCGCGCATCAAAAGTTCGCGTTAAAGCGCTTGATATTCACGGCAACGAAGTTCGAATTAAAGCCGAAGATTTTCTTGCGCGTGTGCTTCAACATGAAATCGACCACACAAATGGCGTTCTTTTCATTGATCATATTCGCGATAAAAAAGACGCTTTCTACCAACTTGACGAAGATGGCGAATTACAACCATTAAACTACGAAAAAGATATCGAAAACAACTCTGATCTGTGGGAGGATTTATAA